Proteins from a genomic interval of Paucidesulfovibrio longus DSM 6739:
- a CDS encoding glycosyltransferase produces the protein MNILFLARSLDPGGAERQLAALANGLAGRGHEVHVAVFYAGGTLERDLDGVALHDLRKTGRWDALGFTLRVRALVRRLRPDILHGYLGTPNLLTVLLRPFGPRYRAVWGVRAAFMDLARYGRLEQAHYALERLLSRRADLILLNSLAGRNHAVANGFPQEKMHVVPNGIDTDRFRPLPQFRDRLRSEWGIPRNALLVGLPGRLDPMKDHPVFLNAVAMLQRQKPDACFACIGDGEGRYARSLREMAERLGLGPRLVWTGARRDMPEVYGALDLVCLSSYGEGFPNVLGEAMACGVPCVATDAGDSAEILGELGMIVPPRDPEALAKAMLDMLERAENEGQALRNSLRSRILEKFSLERMVVRTEALLLELLKP, from the coding sequence ATGAACATCCTCTTTCTCGCCCGCTCTCTGGACCCCGGCGGGGCCGAACGCCAGCTCGCGGCCCTGGCCAACGGGCTGGCCGGACGCGGGCACGAGGTGCATGTGGCCGTGTTCTATGCCGGAGGAACCCTGGAAAGGGATCTGGACGGAGTCGCACTGCACGACCTGCGAAAGACCGGCCGCTGGGACGCCCTTGGCTTTACGCTGCGGGTGCGGGCGCTCGTGCGGCGGCTGCGGCCTGACATACTGCACGGCTATCTCGGCACCCCGAACCTGCTCACCGTGCTGCTGCGCCCCTTCGGTCCCCGCTATCGGGCCGTCTGGGGCGTTCGCGCCGCGTTCATGGACCTGGCACGCTACGGTCGCCTGGAACAGGCTCACTATGCGTTGGAACGGCTGCTGTCCCGCCGGGCCGACCTGATCCTGCTCAACTCCCTGGCGGGCCGGAACCACGCCGTGGCGAACGGCTTTCCCCAGGAAAAAATGCACGTCGTGCCCAACGGCATCGACACGGATCGTTTTCGTCCGCTGCCGCAATTCCGGGACAGGCTCCGCTCGGAATGGGGCATTCCCCGGAACGCACTCCTGGTCGGGCTTCCCGGACGTCTCGACCCCATGAAGGATCACCCCGTATTCCTGAATGCGGTCGCCATGCTCCAGCGGCAGAAGCCCGACGCATGTTTCGCCTGCATCGGAGACGGGGAAGGGCGATACGCCCGATCGCTTCGGGAAATGGCTGAACGCCTGGGACTCGGCCCGCGCCTGGTCTGGACCGGAGCAAGACGGGACATGCCTGAAGTCTACGGCGCGCTCGACCTCGTCTGCCTCTCGTCCTACGGCGAGGGCTTCCCCAACGTCCTCGGCGAGGCCATGGCCTGCGGCGTGCCCTGCGTGGCCACGGACGCGGGCGACAGCGCCGAGATCCTCGGCGAATTGGGCATGATCGTCCCGCCTCGCGATCCTGAAGCATTGGCCAAGGCCATGCTGGACATGCTCGAACGTGCGGAGAACGAAGGACAGGCTCTGCGGAATTCATTGCGCAGCCGCATTCTGGAAAAGTTCAGCCTGGAGCGGATGGTTGTTCGGACCGAAGCGCTTCTCCTGGAACTGCTCAAGCCCTGA
- a CDS encoding SGNH/GDSL hydrolase family protein: MHHKKPTTLSLLATTLAALILTLAVLEIFFRFLPVNELLLSQPVNAASPMLRFVPNQTLLRSNGPFFSMQNTVHSNNYGFINNQDYDKEAVPPLLSVIGDSYVEAVMVPYSETGFGRLATTLQGRMRVYSFGRSGAPLSQYLATAKWVHEEFSPQCMVFVIVGNDFDESLFKYKQAPGFSYFKEENGELKLKLIDYTPGLGVQVITRSKLLMYLVTNLHIIERLQGLFKPRPKTEYVGQTIAQASEERLRDSEKAVNAFFKALPQAAQLPPDRILFVVDGIRPDLYDPKMLAQDSSTYFWKMRHQFMRLAKEQGYRTVDMQQVFIEDWKQHHRRFEFEGDMHWNGYAHGLFAREVLRSGLVEAVLSSSGRIPEEAP; encoded by the coding sequence TTGCACCATAAGAAGCCGACAACGCTCTCTCTTCTGGCCACCACCCTGGCCGCGCTGATCCTGACGCTTGCGGTCCTGGAAATCTTTTTCCGTTTCCTTCCCGTCAACGAACTCCTGCTTTCGCAGCCCGTCAACGCGGCATCCCCCATGCTCCGATTTGTGCCCAACCAAACCCTGCTGCGTTCGAATGGGCCGTTCTTCTCGATGCAGAACACAGTGCACAGCAACAACTATGGGTTCATCAACAACCAGGATTACGACAAAGAGGCGGTGCCCCCCCTCTTGTCGGTCATCGGCGATTCCTATGTTGAAGCGGTGATGGTCCCGTACAGCGAAACTGGATTTGGGCGGCTCGCAACCACGCTACAGGGCAGAATGCGCGTTTACAGCTTCGGCCGCTCCGGTGCCCCCCTCTCCCAATATCTGGCCACAGCAAAATGGGTTCACGAAGAGTTTTCCCCGCAATGCATGGTGTTCGTCATTGTTGGAAACGATTTCGACGAATCGCTATTCAAGTATAAACAAGCCCCAGGCTTTTCTTATTTCAAGGAAGAAAATGGCGAGCTGAAGCTGAAGCTCATCGATTACACTCCTGGGCTTGGCGTACAGGTCATCACAAGATCTAAGCTCTTAATGTACCTCGTGACCAACCTTCACATCATCGAACGCCTGCAAGGACTGTTCAAGCCCAGACCCAAAACCGAATACGTGGGCCAAACCATCGCGCAAGCCTCTGAGGAACGCCTCCGCGACTCCGAGAAAGCCGTGAACGCCTTTTTCAAAGCCCTTCCTCAAGCCGCCCAGCTTCCCCCCGACCGCATCCTCTTCGTCGTGGACGGCATTCGCCCCGACCTGTACGACCCCAAGATGCTCGCGCAGGACAGTTCCACGTACTTCTGGAAAATGCGTCATCAATTCATGAGGCTTGCCAAGGAGCAAGGTTACCGGACCGTGGACATGCAACAGGTCTTCATCGAAGATTGGAAGCAGCACCATCGCCGCTTTGAGTTCGAAGGCGACATGCATTGGAACGGCTACGCCCACGGTTTGTTTGCCCGCGAGGTTCTTCGCAGCGGTTTGGTGGAGGCTGTTCTTTCCTCCTCCGGACGCATCCCCGAGGAGGCCCCATGA
- a CDS encoding alpha/beta fold hydrolase yields MPDAHAPKALLLHGTSGSPHSFWLPSLGRHLQGCGFEVWAPQLPDADLPKLERQLPFLLEEGRARNVFGPGTVIAAHSAGCPLALALLEALPSAVCKTALVAGFLSAPPKLPHLAAILKPAYDWERIRANAGDLFIINSDNDPWGCDHHQGMAISQASGGSLILRRGEGHMGSETYGQPYPYFPLLERLLAP; encoded by the coding sequence ATGCCCGACGCCCACGCCCCTAAAGCCCTGCTCCTGCACGGAACATCAGGCAGTCCCCACTCCTTCTGGCTTCCCTCTCTGGGCCGCCACCTTCAGGGATGCGGGTTCGAGGTCTGGGCTCCGCAGCTCCCGGACGCGGACCTGCCGAAGCTGGAAAGACAATTGCCGTTTCTCTTGGAAGAGGGGCGCGCAAGGAACGTTTTCGGCCCTGGCACGGTCATCGCGGCTCATTCCGCAGGCTGCCCCCTGGCGCTGGCCCTGCTGGAGGCGTTGCCGTCCGCCGTCTGCAAGACGGCGCTCGTGGCGGGCTTTCTGAGCGCTCCGCCCAAGCTGCCGCACCTCGCCGCCATTCTCAAGCCCGCCTACGACTGGGAACGCATCCGGGCCAATGCGGGCGACCTCTTCATCATCAATTCGGACAACGATCCCTGGGGCTGCGACCACCATCAGGGCATGGCCATCTCCCAGGCTTCGGGCGGCTCGCTGATCCTGCGCCGGGGCGAGGGCCACATGGGTTCGGAAACCTACGGCCAGCCCTACCCCTACTTCCCCCTGCTCGAACGTCTGCTCGCGCCCTAG
- a CDS encoding bile acid:sodium symporter family protein, whose amino-acid sequence MLTALPARIERAFLPIAVACSAAALIEPALFSWIKPHIALALGIIMFGMGLTLEVSDFMGVLPRWRLVLAGAALQYTVMPLLALGASALFGLDLEAAVGLAIVGACPGGTASNVIAYLAGGNVALSVTMTMVSTALAPLLTPAIVYALYDTRIEIDFWGMARSVFWIVVFPLVDGLVLRRLLRERISGLVRIFPSVSILAISAVIACVMALNRETILALPLLVLGAVLLHNVAGFGAGYAAGRLLSRDRRDAITLSIEVGMQNSGLGVALANAFFTARAALPGALFSLVQNLVGISLARIWKRGGRSEAMSATTGQDAA is encoded by the coding sequence GTGCTCACAGCTCTCCCGGCGCGCATCGAGCGCGCCTTCCTGCCCATTGCCGTGGCCTGCTCCGCGGCAGCCCTGATCGAGCCCGCCCTGTTTTCCTGGATCAAGCCGCACATCGCCCTGGCCCTGGGCATCATCATGTTCGGCATGGGCCTGACCCTGGAGGTTTCCGATTTCATGGGCGTGCTGCCGCGCTGGCGGCTGGTCCTGGCCGGGGCGGCGCTGCAATACACGGTCATGCCGCTGCTCGCCCTGGGCGCGAGCGCCCTTTTCGGGCTGGACCTGGAGGCGGCCGTGGGGCTGGCCATCGTGGGCGCGTGTCCGGGCGGCACGGCTTCCAACGTGATCGCCTACCTCGCGGGCGGCAACGTGGCCCTGTCCGTGACCATGACCATGGTTTCCACAGCCCTGGCTCCGCTGCTCACCCCCGCCATCGTCTACGCCCTCTACGACACCCGCATCGAGATCGACTTCTGGGGCATGGCCCGGTCCGTGTTCTGGATCGTGGTCTTCCCGCTGGTGGATGGTCTGGTGCTGCGCCGCCTCCTGCGCGAGCGCATCTCCGGGCTGGTGCGCATCTTCCCGTCCGTGTCCATTCTGGCCATCTCGGCGGTCATCGCCTGCGTCATGGCCCTGAACCGGGAGACGATCCTGGCGCTGCCGCTGCTGGTGCTGGGGGCCGTGCTGCTGCACAACGTGGCGGGCTTCGGCGCGGGCTACGCCGCCGGGCGGCTGCTTTCCAGGGACCGGCGCGACGCCATCACGCTCTCCATCGAGGTGGGCATGCAGAACTCCGGCCTGGGCGTGGCTCTGGCCAACGCCTTCTTCACGGCGCGGGCCGCCCTGCCGGGCGCGCTCTTCAGCCTCGTGCAGAACCTCGTGGGCATCAGCCTGGCGCGGATTTGGAAGCGGGGCGGGCGGTCCGAGGCCATGTCGGCGACGACGGGACAGGACGCGGCATAG
- the asnB gene encoding asparagine synthase (glutamine-hydrolyzing): protein MCGIAGILGYENASGESLARSMTDRIPHRGPDDADAWADDDAGIALGHRRLSILDLSPLGRQPMHSACGRFVTVYNGEVYNFAEIKRELEPLGHAFKGGSDTEVILAAVRQWGLRKAVTRFVGMFAIALWDRQERSLSLVRDRLGIKPLFYGRVNGAFAFASELKPLKALPGFDNHVNREALSLYFRHNYIPAPYSIYSNIWKLEPGTILTLRAGQSEPELEQYWSARDVWISGAAAPFPGDAKQAADELERLLQDAVSLRMVADVPLGAFLSGGIDSSTVVALMQSLSSRPVKTFCIGFHEKGYNEAEHAKAVAAHLGTDHTELYLTPREMLDVVPLIPHFWDEPFSDSSQIPTYCVSKLARQNVTVSLSGDGGDELFAGYQRYFWMNGWNTLSRVPLAVRKGMRSLLRRLPRGSFDLLGSVGPKIRWRLDMLGMADFSEFYRFFISHQKHPEDIVLGGAEPPTALTRPDNRLDTDLFRQMMFWDLVSYLPDDILTKVDRASMAVSLEARVPLLDHRVVEFASRLPTAMNVRGGQGKCVLRDVLYRYVPQNLVERPKVGFGVPIEHWLKNELRDWCESLIGERRLREEGYLDSKMVRRMWDEYLSGQANWHYYLWDVLMFQAWLEHNIAP, encoded by the coding sequence ATGTGCGGAATTGCAGGTATTTTAGGATACGAAAATGCCAGCGGCGAAAGCCTGGCCCGCTCCATGACCGACCGCATTCCCCACCGCGGGCCGGACGACGCCGACGCATGGGCGGACGACGATGCGGGGATCGCCCTCGGACACCGCCGCCTCTCCATTCTCGACCTCTCGCCCCTGGGCAGGCAGCCCATGCACTCCGCCTGCGGCCGCTTCGTCACGGTCTACAACGGCGAAGTCTACAACTTCGCGGAGATCAAGCGCGAACTCGAACCATTGGGGCACGCCTTCAAGGGCGGTTCCGACACCGAGGTCATCCTCGCAGCGGTCCGGCAATGGGGCCTGCGCAAGGCGGTGACACGCTTCGTGGGCATGTTCGCCATCGCCCTCTGGGACCGTCAGGAGCGTAGCCTCTCCCTGGTCCGCGACCGCCTGGGCATCAAGCCGCTCTTCTACGGCCGCGTGAACGGCGCGTTCGCCTTCGCCTCGGAGCTGAAGCCGCTGAAGGCCCTGCCGGGCTTCGACAACCATGTGAACAGGGAAGCTCTGAGCCTCTATTTCCGCCACAATTACATCCCGGCTCCCTACAGCATCTATTCCAATATCTGGAAGTTGGAACCTGGAACGATCCTGACGCTGCGAGCCGGGCAAAGCGAACCGGAACTGGAGCAGTATTGGTCCGCCAGGGACGTGTGGATTTCCGGAGCGGCAGCCCCCTTTCCCGGGGATGCCAAGCAGGCTGCGGACGAACTGGAACGCCTGCTCCAGGATGCCGTCTCCCTGCGCATGGTCGCGGACGTGCCCCTGGGCGCGTTCCTTTCCGGAGGCATCGACTCCTCCACCGTGGTCGCGCTGATGCAGTCGCTTTCAAGCCGACCGGTCAAGACCTTCTGCATCGGATTCCATGAGAAGGGCTACAACGAAGCCGAACACGCAAAAGCCGTGGCGGCGCACCTCGGCACGGATCACACGGAACTGTACCTCACCCCGCGCGAGATGCTCGACGTGGTTCCCCTGATCCCTCATTTCTGGGACGAACCCTTCTCCGACTCGTCGCAAATTCCAACCTACTGCGTCAGCAAGCTCGCGCGGCAGAACGTTACGGTTTCCCTGTCCGGAGACGGCGGCGATGAACTTTTCGCAGGCTATCAGCGCTATTTTTGGATGAATGGCTGGAACACATTGTCCCGTGTGCCCCTGGCCGTACGCAAGGGCATGCGCTCGCTGCTGCGCCGACTTCCCCGCGGCAGCTTCGACCTGCTGGGCAGCGTCGGGCCAAAGATACGCTGGCGGCTGGACATGCTCGGCATGGCGGATTTCTCCGAATTCTACCGTTTTTTCATTTCCCATCAGAAACACCCGGAAGACATTGTCCTTGGAGGCGCGGAGCCGCCCACCGCGTTGACGCGACCCGACAACCGCCTGGACACGGACCTGTTCCGGCAGATGATGTTCTGGGATCTTGTGTCCTACCTGCCGGACGACATCCTGACCAAGGTGGACCGGGCCAGCATGGCGGTAAGCCTGGAAGCGCGCGTCCCCCTGCTGGACCACCGCGTGGTGGAATTCGCCTCCCGGCTGCCGACCGCCATGAATGTTCGCGGCGGGCAGGGGAAATGCGTTTTGAGGGACGTGCTGTATCGCTATGTCCCCCAAAACCTGGTGGAACGCCCCAAAGTCGGCTTTGGCGTGCCCATTGAACACTGGCTCAAGAATGAATTGCGGGACTGGTGCGAGTCGTTGATCGGGGAAAGGCGACTCCGTGAGGAAGGCTATCTGGACTCGAAAATGGTCCGGCGCATGTGGGACGAATATCTCTCCGGCCAGGCCAATTGGCACTATTATCTCTGGGACGTGCTCATGTTCCAGGCCTGGCTGGAGCACAACATTGCACCATAA